One region of Pseudomonadota bacterium genomic DNA includes:
- the bcp gene encoding thioredoxin-dependent thiol peroxidase, with protein MIEEGKAPPMFTLRDTDGNKVALKDLKGQHVVVYFYPKDDTPGCTKEACGFRDLWGDIEATGATVLGISPDDGDSHRKFVDKYDLPFTLLSDPDRKVMEKYGAWGEKNMYGKKTVGVIRSTVLIGPDGKVLRHWKRVPKAADHPAKVLEVLQAL; from the coding sequence ATGATCGAAGAAGGCAAAGCCCCACCCATGTTTACCCTGCGCGACACCGACGGCAATAAGGTGGCGCTGAAGGACCTAAAGGGCCAGCACGTGGTCGTGTACTTCTACCCGAAGGACGACACCCCGGGCTGCACCAAGGAGGCGTGCGGCTTTCGCGACCTCTGGGGGGACATCGAGGCCACCGGCGCCACCGTGCTCGGCATCTCACCGGACGACGGCGACTCCCACCGCAAATTCGTCGACAAGTACGACCTGCCCTTCACTCTCTTGAGCGATCCCGACCGTAAGGTCATGGAGAAGTACGGCGCCTGGGGGGAGAAGAATATGTACGGCAAGAAGACGGTGGGCGTCATTCGCTCCACGGTGCTGATCGGGCCCGACGGCAAGGTGCTTAGGCACTGGAAGCGCGTGCCCAAGGCGGCCGATCATCCGGCCAAAGTGCTCGAAGTACTCCAGGCGCTATAG
- a CDS encoding class II aldolase/adducin family protein, whose protein sequence is MSQLHHPEVREQVSDEEWQARVELAACYRLIALNRWDDLVFTHASTRVPGTEDHFLINPYGLLFEEVSASNLVKVNQQAGKVLDSPYAVNPAGFIIHSAIHAARQDIHCVLHTHTTAGVAVSANRDGLLPISQQAVVALSSIAYHDYEGIAVNESERSSLVADLGDKTHYILRNNGLLTVGASVADAFLAMYNLQNACAIQVAALAGSQVVKVDPRIVDGMQTQAEKVTRGLGGQLVWPCLLRRLDRELPGYDC, encoded by the coding sequence ATGAGTCAGTTGCATCATCCCGAGGTGCGTGAACAGGTGTCAGACGAGGAGTGGCAGGCGCGGGTGGAGCTGGCCGCCTGCTACCGCCTGATCGCCCTCAACCGGTGGGACGACCTCGTTTTCACCCATGCCTCCACCCGCGTGCCCGGCACCGAAGACCACTTCCTCATCAACCCCTATGGCCTGCTCTTCGAGGAGGTCAGCGCGAGCAACCTGGTCAAGGTCAACCAGCAGGCGGGGAAAGTGCTGGACTCGCCCTACGCGGTGAACCCCGCCGGATTCATCATCCACTCGGCAATCCACGCCGCTCGCCAGGACATCCACTGCGTCTTGCATACGCACACCACCGCGGGTGTGGCCGTCTCCGCCAACCGTGACGGACTCCTCCCCATCTCCCAGCAAGCCGTGGTGGCCCTCTCCTCCATCGCCTACCACGACTACGAGGGTATTGCCGTCAACGAAAGCGAACGCTCAAGCTTGGTGGCTGATCTTGGCGATAAGACTCATTACATCCTGCGCAACAACGGCCTGCTCACTGTGGGCGCCAGCGTCGCCGACGCGTTCCTCGCCATGTACAACCTACAGAACGCCTGCGCGATTCAGGTGGCGGCCCTCGCGGGTTCGCAGGTAGTGAAGGTGGACCCGCGTATCGTCGACGGCATGCAGACTCAGGCGGAGAAGGTCACGCGCGGCCTGGGTGGCCAGCTTGTGTGGCCGTGCCTGCTGCGCCGACTCGACCGCGAGTTACCGGGCTACGACTGCTGA